A region of Macrobrachium nipponense isolate FS-2020 chromosome 7, ASM1510439v2, whole genome shotgun sequence DNA encodes the following proteins:
- the LOC135217249 gene encoding zinc finger BED domain-containing protein 4-like, which translates to MKHIQSKHPLQYAEQKENNSPVSPATLSQSQATSSHFAQQTLPDVFAKKDGYKEGGLKKQQLDKLLIKMIATDLQPISIVEDKGFKNFVYGLDPWCVMPSRRDMTRKYLPAMYDEAVKQVQGELRETPHVSLTTDLWTSRQTRGFITVTAHYINSEWNLKSAVLETARLKVDHTAENIADELKRICTLWEILDKVCCIITDNAANIVAAVTKYMQIKQQPCFAHTLNLVVQDSIKNTNEIKLSQEKIKRIVSFFHHSVKATDKLSEIQNQNGVERKKLIMDVDTRWNSTFYMMERFLEQHEAITTTLCLLGKSNMCLSSEELEVVKGAVLLLGPFEEATREMSTENFTSLSKVIPITRALQQCINSNAHMRTGFGTELQKQLQKRFATVEKVFQLGAATLLDVPRGTNNSPGRGPIEMVKMHSVLFPKLHALAKKFLCIPATSVPSERLFSKAGELISHRRSALSDKNINMILFLNKNM; encoded by the exons ATGAAGCATATTCAGTCGAAGCACCCTTTACAATATGCagaacagaaagaaaataattcaccTGTTTCACCTGCAACATTGTCTCAATCGCAAGCCACATCAAGCCACTTTGCCCAGCAAACTCTGCCTGATGTATTTGCTAAAAAAGATGGCTATAAGGAAGGAGGTTTGAAAAAGCAACAACTTGATAAACTGCtcattaaaatgattgcaactgaCTTGCAGCCAATATCCATTGTCGAAGACAAAGGATTcaaaaattttgtttatggtcTAGATCCTTGGTGTGTTATGCCTAGCCGGAGGGATATGACTAGAAAATATTTGCCTGCAATGTATGATGAAGCTGTGAAACAAGTTCAGGGCGAGCTAAGAGAAACACCACATGTATCGCTCACAACAGATCTATGGACTTCAAGGCAAACTAGGGGCTTTATCACCGTGACTGCTCATTACATTAACTCAGAGTGGAATTTAAAATCAGCTGTATTAGAAACGGCTCGTTTGAAAGTGGATCACACAGCAGAAAATATTGCTGATGAACTAAAACGCATTTGCACTCTATGGGAAATTCTTGATAAAGTATGCTGCATTATTACTGATAATGCAGCAAATATTGTGGCAGCAGTAACAAAATACATGCAAATAAAACAACAGCCATGTTTTGCGCATACACTGAATCTTGTTGTGCAAGATtcaataaaaaacacaaatgaaataaagcTGTCACAAGAAAAAATTAAGCGCATAGTGTCTTTTTTTCACCACAGCGTGAAGGCAACAGACAAACTAAGTGAAATTCAAAACCAAAATGGAGTGGAAAGGAAAAAGTTAATAATGGATGTTGACACCAGGTGGAACTCGACGTTTTATATGATGGAAAGATTTCTCGAACAGCATGAAGCCATTACCACCACTTTGTGTTTGTTAGGGAAAAGCAACATGTGCCTTAGTAGTGAGGAACTGGAAGTTGTAAAAGGTGCAGTGTTGCTACTGGGACCGTTTGAAGAGGCAACGAGAGAAATGTCCACAGAAAATTTCACATCCTTGTCAAAGGTTATTCCAATTACGAGGGCACTTCAGCAGTGCATAAACTCAAATGCTCACATGAGAACAGGTTTTGGCACTGAACTGCAAAAACAGTTGCAAAAAAGATTTGCAACAGTGGAAAAGGTGTTCCAGCTGGGAGCAGCAACGTTGCTAGAC GTACCTCGAGGAACCAATAATTCCCCGGGACGAGGACCCATTGAAATGGTGAAAATGCATAGTGTACTTTTTCCAAAGCTGCATGCCTTAGCTAAAAAGTTTCTATGCATTCCAGCTACTTCTGTAccttctgaaagacttttttcgAAAGCAGGGGAACTAATTTCACACAGACGTAGTGCTTTGAgtgataaaaatatcaacatgatATTGTTTTTGAATAAAAACATGTAA
- the LOC135217248 gene encoding uncharacterized protein K02A2.6-like encodes MPIDVQRLDSFSIGDDPKSVGTRWKKWIGSFQIYLEALGKINEKQQKALLLHTAGLEVQEVFNTLNLTGDSLQDAIEGLTNYFAPQANKYFERYQFIEASQESGKTHNNSSSQVNHVAYKSCYQHAKKGQTNGTSKPSPGISKYNKGKPNAYSQKSQSHIGTQKPQKKSCFRCGKQDHYSNDWDKCPASGQTCNNCRKRGHLTSQCKFAKQKTTKQINRTVDSNDGFSSNEESVHKTTEVEQFAFHINSVNKDAQERLMAQIEINGKLTPMQIDTAADVTIISERIAQTVPNLVIRPSDKVLKIYNGTNIEVVGSSQVKVQYKDQEIGKLPLTIVKGQGQTLLGLDWLRCIKLDWPSVLRVTDTKQEPAEEISLTNLLSDYKEVFEDRVGTVKNAQAVLVLKENATPRFSAPRPVPYALKTAVETEIRRLESEGSWEKVDYSDWSTPLVPIVKDNGQVRLCGDYKVTLNPQLQVAQHPLPNPKDMFATLSGCSVFSKIDLRQAFQQLSMDENSQKLCMSGVFIFIDDILVTGKNKKEHRERLRAVLKKLKEHNIKVNQSKCILEVDSVEYLGFIVNGKGIHKTQDKVNAVQSAKLPENVKELQSFLGLVTFYGSFIQNLATIAHPLYNLLNKDVKWNWTKECQNAFERIKAEVTSPTFLVHYQMDLPVKLVCDASNIGLGAVLAHVMPDGTEKPIAFASRVLNKAERNYSQIEKEALALVYGVKKFHMYLYGRKRFTLVTDHKPLLMILGPKASLPTLVAARLQRRAIILAAYDYNIEYRPTSKMGNADALSRLPVDKAPEQYEESILLISAYNSPITAKEIAQGTKKDPVLSKVVQSLITGRDICAEDANCKPYKEIWNELSVTQECILRGSRVVIPNALRNRVLSEIHADHQGIVRSKSIARTYVWWTGVDRDIENLVKKCMNCALQQNNPIPTRMHPWELPRYPWQRVHIDFAGPFLGYSYLILVDAYSKWPEVIPMQTTSSVATIRSLMQIFSTHGLPERIVTDNGPQFTSQEFMDFLNHPSTNGEAERFVQTFKHNMKCRQANSGNVASHIAKFLLSYRTTVHNTTGITPSYLLMGRRIRNKLDLMYPSLQSQLEQKGYDQVKKLPNVRHFAPSGYVMVRSYNTPEKWVQGEIVRKIGNLHYDVNVGGKIVKRHVDQLQSFGTNHTEVKVSNTSDLNNSDVQTAHQDVQNHATAQNTPTVLPNRMSRGKPPERLDL; translated from the exons ATGCCGATAGATGTCCAAAGGTTAGACAGCTTTAGCATCGGTGATGATCCTAAATCAGTGGgtacaagatggaaaaagtggataggcagcttccaaatttatttagaagcactagggaaaataaacgaaaagcagcagaaggctttgttacttcatactgcaggtttagaagttcaggaagtATTCAATACTTTGAATCTAACAGGTGATTCATTGCAGGACGCAATTGAAGGGCTTACAAATTATTTTGCTCCTCaagcaaataaatactttgaacGTTATCAGTTCATAGAAGCATCACAGGAATCAG GTAAGACTCATAATAACAGCAGTAGTCAGGTAAATCATGTAGCCTATAAAAGTTGTTACCAACatgcaaagaaagggcaaacaaaTGGAACGAGTAAGCCTAGCCCAGGTATATCCAAGTATAACAAGGGTAAACCTAATGCATACTCACAGAAAAGTCAAAGTCACATAGGGACACAAAAACCTCAAAAGAAATCGTGCTTTAGATGTGGTAAACAAGATCATTATAGCAATGATTGGGATAAGTGCCCAGCGTCAGGTCAGACGTGCAATAACTGCAGGAAGCGTGGTCATTTAACAAGTCAGTGTAAATTTGCTAAGCAAAAGACCACAAAACAGATCAATAGAACCGTAGATTCAAATGACGGCTTTAGCTCAAATGAAGAAAGTGTACATAAGACCACAGAAGTAGAACAATTTGCATTTCACATTAATTCTGTGAACAAAGATGCACAAGAACGTCTTATGGCTCAGatagaaataaatgggaaactcacACCCATGCAAATAGACACAGCTGCAGATGTGACAATAATTTCTGAAAGAATAGCACAAACGGTACCTAACCTAGTGATAAGACCTTCAGACAAAGTGCTCAAAATTTATAATGGTACAAACATAGAGGTAGTTGGTTCATCACAAGTGAAAGTTCAGTACAAAGATCAAGAGATAGGTAAGTTACCATTGACAATAGTCAAGGGGCAAGGACAGACATTATTAGGTTTAGATTGGTTAAGATGCATAAAATTAGATTGGCCTAGTGTTCTAAGGGTTACAGATACAAAACAAGAACCAgcagaagaaatttcattaactaATCTCCTATCAGATTACAAAGAAGTATTTGAAGACAGAGTAGGAACAGTAAAGAATGCACAAGCAGTCTTAGTTTTAAAGGAGAATGCTACTCCTAGATTTTCTGCTCCAAGACCAGTTCCATATGCATTGAAAACAGCTGTGGAAACTGAAATTAGAAGGTTAGAAAGTGAAGGTTCATGGGAAAAGGTAGATTATTCAGATTGGTCTACACCTTTAGTTCCAATTGTTAAGGACAATGGTCAAGTTAGGTTATGTGGagattacaaggtgacattaaatccACAATTGCAAGTAGCACAACATCCATTGCCAAATCCTAAAGATATGTTCGCAACTTTGTCAGGATGCTCAGTATTTTCTAAGATAGATCTTAGACAAGCATTTCAACAACTATCCATGGATGAAAATTCCCAAAAGCTAT GTATGTCaggagtattcattttcattgatgacatattagtcactggcaaaaacaaaaaagagcatAGAGAAAGGTTACGTGCAGTTCTAAAGAAACTAAAGGAACACAATATCAAGGTCAACCagagtaaatgtattttagaagttgACTCGGTAGAGTATTTAGGCTTTATTGTAAATGGTAAAGGTATTCATAAGACTCAAGATAAGGTAAATGCAGTGCAGTCAGCAAAGTTACCagaaaatgtcaaggaattgcaatcatttttaggtttagtaacaTTCTATGGTAGTTTCATTCAAAACTTAGCGACAATTGCACACCCATTGTACAATTTGCTGAACAAAGATGTAAAATGGAATTGGACAAAGGAATGTCAAAATGCTTTTGAAAGAATCAAAGCAGAAGTGACATCACCCACATTCTTAGTACATTATCAAATGGATTTGCCAGTAAAGTTGGTTTGTGACGCCTCAAACATAGGATTAGGTGCAGTACTAGCACATGTAATGCCAGATGGTACAGAAAAACCAATAGCTTTTGCCTCTAGAGTATTGAACaaagcagagagaaattactcacaaatagaaaaggaagcattaGCACTAGTGTATGGAGTGAAAAAGTTCCATATGTATCTGTATGGCAGGAAAAGGTTCACATtagttacagaccacaaaccttTATTGATGATTTTAGGTCCAAAGGCAAGTTTACCGACGTTAGTAGCTGCAAGACTACAACGTAGGGCAATCATATTAGCGGCATATGATTACAACATAGAATATAGACCAACATCTAAGATGGGTAATGCAGACGCTTTGTCGAGATTGCCTGTAGACAAAGCACCAGAGCAATATGAGGAAAGTATTCTTTTGATTTCTGCATATAATTCACCTATTACAGCTAAGGAAATAGcacaaggtacaaagaaagaccCCGTACTTTCAAAAGTAGTGCAGAGTCTAATAACCGGCAGAGATATTTGTGCAGAAGATGCCAATTGTAAACCATACaaagaaatttggaatgaattgagTGTAACACAAGAATGTATTTTGAGAGGATCAAGAGTAGTGATTCCAAATGCATTAAGAAATAGAGTTCTATCAGAAATTCATGCAGACCACCAAGGTATTGTCAGATCAAAGTCAATTGCTAGAACTTATGTTTGGTGGACAGGTGTTGATAGGGACATTGAAAATTTGGTTAAGAAGTGTATGAATTGTGCATTACAACAAAACAATCCAATACCAACACGAATGCACCCATGGGAATTACCCAGATACCCGTGGCAACGTGTACATATAGATTTTGCAGGTCCATTTTTGGGATACTCATATCTGATATTAGTAGATGCATATAGTAAGTGGCCAGAAGTTATACCAATGCAAACAACTTCATCGGTAGCAACTATAAGATCACTCATGCAAATCTTTTCAACGCATGGTTTGCCAGAAAGAATAGTGACAGACAATGGCCCACAGTTTACTTCACAGGagtttatggattttctgaatcatccatccacgaatggtgaagcagaaagatttgttcaaactttcaaacataatatGAAGTGTAGACAAGCAAACTCTGGTAATGTAGCATCTCACATTGCAAAGTTCCTATTATCCTATAGAACAACCGTGCATAATACTACGGGTATAACACCATCTTATTTGTTGATGGGGAGGAGGATCAGGAATAAGTTAGATCTAATGTATCCAAGCTTGCAGAGTCAGTTAGAACAGAAAGGTTATGATCAAGTAAAAAAACTTCCCAATGTAAGACATTTTGCTCCTTCAGGTTATGTCATGGTAAGGTCATACAATACACCAGAAAAATGGGTACAAGGAGAAATTGTCAGGAAGATAGGTAATTTACATTATGATGTTAATGTCGGTGGAAAGATTGTAAAACGTCATGTTGATCAGTTGCAGTCATTTGGTACAAATCATACAGAAGTAAAAGTTTCGAATACCTCAGACTTAAATAACTCAGATGTGCAAACTGCTCACCAAGATGTTCAAAATCATGCAACAGCTCAGAACACACCTACAGTACTCCCTAACAGAATGAGTAGAGGAAAACCACCTGAAAGATTAGATTTGTAA